Proteins encoded together in one Streptomyces umbrinus window:
- a CDS encoding helix-turn-helix transcriptional regulator — MTPDRFFTLMLLLTSRDAVTTQELASALGVSLRTITRDLNWLRDAGLPVTAQRGRLGGVTMPPGSRLDLTRLTPGERDQLSLTGLDEKQRAELDGSVESRRALAKIAAAQPRRVHELLPLTDVVHVDSRPWLQTRAFGTTPASLIGSVRRGRRMRIEYDSPRESCPRDLVVDPYGLLAKAGIWYLVADRAQVPRMYRLERITTWQEVDQPRRIRENQTLATVAAALIDQWEHNHAIEISATIDQTQIERARRIFGQRLVWDDHEASATGHKVTIRFLHLEDVRALLPFGSAITVHGPTEARAHLSDLATNLAHHYAPSPTS; from the coding sequence GTGACCCCAGATCGCTTCTTCACCCTGATGCTGCTCCTCACATCGAGGGACGCCGTGACCACGCAGGAACTCGCCTCGGCGCTCGGGGTGTCCCTTCGCACCATCACCCGGGATCTGAACTGGCTCCGCGACGCCGGTCTGCCGGTGACCGCACAGCGGGGCCGCCTCGGAGGCGTGACCATGCCGCCCGGATCCAGACTCGACCTCACGCGACTCACACCGGGCGAGCGTGATCAGCTGTCGCTCACCGGGCTGGACGAGAAGCAACGTGCGGAACTCGACGGATCCGTCGAGAGCCGGCGCGCGCTCGCCAAGATCGCCGCCGCACAGCCACGTCGAGTTCATGAGCTCCTGCCGCTCACCGACGTGGTGCACGTGGACAGCCGCCCCTGGCTCCAGACACGAGCCTTCGGCACGACTCCGGCTTCGCTGATCGGCTCAGTGCGGCGAGGTCGCCGGATGCGGATCGAGTACGACAGCCCACGCGAGTCATGCCCGCGCGACCTGGTCGTGGATCCCTACGGGCTGTTGGCCAAGGCCGGCATCTGGTACCTCGTCGCCGACCGTGCCCAAGTGCCACGGATGTACCGACTCGAACGGATCACGACGTGGCAAGAAGTCGACCAGCCACGACGGATCCGCGAGAACCAGACCCTGGCCACCGTCGCTGCAGCGCTCATTGATCAGTGGGAACACAACCACGCGATAGAGATCAGCGCCACCATCGACCAAACCCAGATCGAGCGAGCCCGACGGATCTTCGGCCAACGACTCGTCTGGGACGACCATGAGGCATCCGCCACCGGCCACAAGGTAACGATCCGCTTCCTGCATCTGGAGGACGTGCGAGCACTACTGCCGTTCGGGAGCGCCATCACTGTGCACGGCCCCACCGAAGCCAGGGCTCACCTCAGCGACCTCGCCACCAACCTTGCCCACCACTATGCGCCGTCACCAACGTCCTGA
- a CDS encoding FAD-binding oxidoreductase: MSANTTDAESPVAYHPGSAEYDEHRAGFQLREQHRPAHVVAARDADDVVAAVRHAAEASMPIAVQAAGHGLANPLAGEGVLVSTRRMDNVDVDPGAGTARVGAGARWRDVIEAAARYDLAPLSGSMPGVGAVSYTLGGGIGLMARRYGFAADHVTRLELVTADGSLLTVSEHEEPDLFWALRGGGGSFGIVTALEMALMPVARLVGGGLMFDLGETPEVASTWLHWTATMPPEMTSAMTTLEVSKRHMAHVQIAYLGSAAEADELVAPLRALKPAYDGLREIPYRRSDTVFSEPDQPHAYVADNVLLRAIDEERLRDAIATSAPGRSVPSIISVRHLGGALSTPPRVPNAVSHREAMYLLCVVGVVAPTTKSNAASARALQDELLAGWSGTAVGSSPNFTLGRPDQRAVAELFDAERRDRLLQLARKYDPAGLLHPSFVIA, from the coding sequence ATGAGTGCCAACACGACCGACGCCGAATCACCGGTGGCGTACCACCCAGGGTCTGCCGAGTACGACGAGCACCGTGCCGGCTTCCAGTTGCGGGAGCAACATCGGCCGGCCCACGTGGTGGCGGCACGGGATGCCGACGACGTCGTGGCGGCCGTCCGGCACGCCGCGGAGGCAAGTATGCCGATCGCGGTCCAGGCCGCAGGACATGGACTCGCCAACCCGCTCGCCGGTGAAGGTGTATTGGTGTCGACGCGAAGGATGGACAACGTCGATGTCGACCCCGGCGCCGGCACCGCACGGGTGGGCGCTGGAGCGCGGTGGCGCGACGTGATCGAGGCCGCCGCACGCTACGATCTGGCACCGCTGTCTGGGAGCATGCCCGGTGTCGGCGCTGTCTCCTACACGCTCGGCGGCGGCATCGGGCTCATGGCTCGTCGCTACGGCTTCGCCGCGGACCATGTCACGCGCTTGGAACTGGTCACCGCCGACGGCTCCCTGCTGACGGTTTCGGAACACGAGGAGCCGGACCTGTTCTGGGCGCTCCGCGGCGGTGGCGGGAGCTTCGGCATTGTGACCGCGCTGGAGATGGCCTTGATGCCGGTCGCCAGGCTGGTCGGGGGCGGTCTGATGTTCGACCTGGGCGAGACGCCGGAGGTGGCCTCAACCTGGTTGCATTGGACGGCGACAATGCCCCCGGAGATGACCTCGGCGATGACCACGCTTGAAGTTTCCAAGCGGCACATGGCCCATGTCCAGATCGCCTACCTGGGTTCGGCTGCGGAGGCAGACGAGTTGGTGGCCCCGTTGCGGGCGTTGAAGCCTGCATACGACGGTTTGCGGGAGATCCCGTACCGGCGGTCCGACACCGTCTTCAGCGAACCGGATCAGCCGCATGCGTATGTCGCCGACAATGTCTTGTTGCGGGCGATCGACGAGGAACGCCTCCGCGACGCCATCGCCACGTCGGCGCCAGGCCGGTCGGTTCCCTCCATCATTTCGGTTCGTCATCTCGGTGGGGCGCTGTCCACTCCGCCGAGGGTGCCGAACGCAGTCAGCCACCGCGAGGCGATGTACCTGCTGTGTGTCGTAGGTGTGGTAGCCCCGACAACCAAGTCGAACGCGGCAAGTGCGCGGGCGCTGCAGGATGAACTGTTGGCCGGCTGGTCCGGGACCGCGGTAGGCAGCTCGCCGAACTTCACTCTCGGACGACCCGACCAACGCGCCGTCGCAGAACTGTTCGACGCCGAGCGTCGTGACCGATTGCTGCAGCTGGCCCGTAAGTATGACCCCGCCGGACTGTTGCACCCCAGCTTCGTCATCGCCTGA